From Paenibacillus sp. PK3_47, the proteins below share one genomic window:
- a CDS encoding iron-siderophore ABC transporter substrate-binding protein — translation MHTKRKLSMKSLLIPFVLILALVGCSNNEASPAPSAAPAATEAASTEAPAATEAPASDAVQYPITIKHAFGETVIESKPERVATIQWANHDVVLALGVVPVGFSAANYGVQDDSGLLPWTAEKLKELGVTEPNVYQDTDGLDFEAISDSNPDVILAAYSGITQEDYDILSEIAPVVAYPTTPWLTTWREQVMLNATGMGMEAEGEQLIKDTEALVKEKAAQHPEFQGKKVVWVNFSATDMSKLHLYTPNDPRGEFLIELGLEYPESVTSQITDPTSYSMTLSAENADMLNDADIIIGYGGQDLYEAVKADSLLGKIPAIQRGSVVFIGDGTPLAAAGNPNPLSIAYTIDEYLELISGAVDKLNE, via the coding sequence ATGCACACAAAAAGAAAGCTCTCCATGAAGTCATTATTAATTCCATTTGTGCTTATTCTGGCACTGGTTGGCTGCTCTAATAATGAAGCAAGTCCAGCACCTTCCGCAGCTCCGGCGGCAACCGAAGCAGCTAGCACCGAAGCACCGGCAGCAACTGAAGCACCGGCCTCTGATGCTGTCCAGTATCCGATCACAATCAAACATGCTTTTGGTGAAACTGTCATTGAAAGCAAGCCGGAACGGGTAGCCACCATCCAGTGGGCTAACCATGACGTTGTTCTTGCGCTGGGAGTTGTACCTGTAGGTTTCTCGGCAGCGAACTATGGCGTCCAGGATGACAGCGGACTGCTTCCTTGGACAGCCGAAAAGCTGAAGGAGCTTGGCGTAACCGAACCTAATGTGTACCAGGATACAGACGGACTTGATTTTGAAGCCATTTCTGATTCCAATCCGGATGTCATTCTTGCAGCCTACTCCGGTATTACTCAAGAAGACTATGATATTCTGAGTGAAATCGCTCCGGTTGTAGCTTATCCGACAACGCCTTGGCTGACTACATGGCGTGAGCAGGTTATGCTGAATGCAACAGGCATGGGCATGGAAGCCGAAGGCGAACAGCTCATTAAAGATACCGAAGCCCTTGTTAAAGAAAAGGCAGCCCAGCATCCTGAATTTCAAGGAAAAAAAGTCGTTTGGGTGAATTTCTCCGCTACGGATATGTCCAAACTGCATCTTTATACGCCTAACGATCCGCGCGGTGAGTTCCTGATTGAGCTTGGCCTGGAATACCCTGAGAGTGTGACCAGCCAGATCACTGATCCTACCAGCTATTCTATGACCCTCAGCGCAGAGAATGCCGATATGCTCAACGATGCTGACATTATCATAGGGTATGGCGGCCAAGACTTGTATGAAGCTGTGAAGGCGGACTCCCTGCTCGGAAAAATCCCGGCCATCCAAAGAGGCTCTGTAGTCTTCATTGGTGACGGCACTCCACTGGCAGCTGCCGGCAATCCAAATCCGCTGTCGATCGCTTATACGATCGATGAATATCTTGAATTAATCTCAGGAGCTGTTGATAAGCTCAATGAATAG
- a CDS encoding GNAT family N-acetyltransferase, which translates to MNKTKPTEYLKKIENMEILLTRLNASRSLVPVERQLEVLQLGQCVLLCDPTDPASPYYNRIKGFGPEDLGKLDELLGYYPGAAPCFDMTPDHMTEEVSLALCDKGFYPAEQLVFMYVHPQGERVKTSEFQIERVTKENAEEFIAWIGQSGGGMEISKEMAARSKEYFYRKDFLNYMIRIKGQPAAMGSLFLNGEEGYIANDYTFEAYRGRGCQLALLEHRLADAAELGVKSVYTDVVFGSASHGNMAKSGFRTAFLNTFWMKR; encoded by the coding sequence GTGAATAAGACAAAACCGACGGAATACTTGAAGAAAATTGAAAATATGGAGATTCTGCTTACCAGGCTGAACGCAAGCCGTTCTCTGGTTCCGGTGGAAAGACAGCTTGAGGTGCTGCAGCTTGGCCAATGCGTGCTACTTTGTGACCCAACTGACCCTGCATCGCCATATTACAACCGGATTAAGGGCTTCGGGCCGGAGGATCTGGGGAAACTGGATGAACTGCTCGGTTATTATCCCGGTGCTGCTCCATGTTTTGATATGACCCCCGACCATATGACGGAGGAGGTAAGCCTGGCGTTGTGTGACAAAGGATTCTATCCTGCAGAGCAGCTTGTTTTTATGTATGTACATCCTCAAGGGGAGCGTGTAAAAACTTCGGAGTTTCAGATAGAACGGGTTACAAAAGAGAATGCAGAGGAATTTATAGCATGGATCGGACAATCCGGCGGCGGGATGGAGATCAGTAAGGAAATGGCCGCAAGGTCGAAGGAATATTTCTATAGAAAGGATTTTCTGAATTACATGATCCGGATCAAGGGCCAGCCTGCGGCTATGGGATCGCTGTTTCTGAACGGGGAGGAAGGGTATATTGCCAACGATTATACCTTCGAAGCTTACCGCGGAAGGGGATGTCAGCTGGCTCTGCTTGAGCACAGGCTGGCGGATGCAGCGGAACTTGGCGTGAAGTCGGTGTATACGGATGTGGTGTTCGGCTCAGCCAGCCACGGGAATATGGCGAAGTCGGGGTTCAGGACTGCCTTTCTGAATACATTTTGGATGAAAAGATAA
- a CDS encoding YiaA/YiaB family inner membrane protein, with protein MNQVYRKRNTTAFTLVSYFALAAGLFLFCLGVYNDNWELNVKGYYLLCMVLITISCILMQKVVRDNTEDREMRLENPRHRMRNTPAFTGMAVAGLVIGYAMFFIGLYNAPFQLNVKGYYIAVILLISYSAIGVQKVTRDNAEDKEILAELEAKREFQG; from the coding sequence ATGAATCAGGTTTACCGCAAACGTAACACAACAGCTTTTACATTAGTATCCTATTTTGCACTTGCAGCAGGTCTTTTCCTGTTCTGTCTGGGGGTGTATAACGACAACTGGGAATTAAATGTGAAGGGATACTACCTGCTCTGTATGGTGCTGATTACAATCAGCTGTATTCTTATGCAGAAGGTGGTCCGGGACAATACGGAAGACAGAGAGATGCGCCTGGAGAATCCCAGACACCGCATGCGGAACACTCCGGCGTTCACCGGTATGGCTGTTGCCGGCCTGGTCATCGGGTATGCGATGTTCTTCATTGGACTCTACAATGCTCCATTTCAGTTAAATGTAAAAGGGTATTACATCGCCGTAATTCTGCTCATCTCCTACAGCGCCATCGGCGTTCAGAAGGTGACGCGGGATAACGCGGAAGACAAGGAGATCCTTGCCGAGCTGGAAGCGAAACGGGAGTTTCAGGGGTAA
- a CDS encoding sigma-70 family RNA polymerase sigma factor, with the protein MKETDWTPLLIRMSQGDEDAFHTVYESTRDHAYRLIRYLAPSQQDAADIVSEVYVELFRSLHSYDPGKNFAAWFNGLIVRQVRNWKRKALRTYQTVHQNKKTRQKLPG; encoded by the coding sequence ATGAAGGAAACAGATTGGACCCCGCTGCTTATCCGGATGAGCCAGGGGGATGAAGATGCATTTCACACTGTATATGAATCGACGCGCGATCATGCGTACAGGCTGATCCGTTATCTCGCGCCGAGCCAGCAGGACGCAGCGGATATTGTGAGCGAGGTGTACGTGGAACTGTTCCGCAGCCTGCATTCGTACGATCCCGGCAAAAATTTTGCAGCATGGTTCAACGGGTTGATCGTGAGGCAGGTGCGGAATTGGAAGCGTAAGGCGTTACGGACCTATCAAACTGTTCACCAAAACAAGAAAACCCGGCAGAAGCTGCCGGGTTAG
- a CDS encoding extracellular solute-binding protein, translating into MKWASPLMVSLLLLLTACSGGGNSDAPENAGGSGTNNAAVTDDGTGIKPASFSFYGNYDWLTTAPWGENEATKWIQENRKVTVEPIQSGGAAAEKLNTMIVSGDLPDVIFTDRGSTVERLVQAGRLVALDDYYEKYPNFKKYVKESTLNLLRSEDGKIYQIPNWYTSGQFGNGGWMVNKDIYNALGRPQLETFDDLYQYLLQVQEKYPDVVPLEVGEKGAGLEIMYGGFRENATSKFISLLGYPEGDKLVPIYDDPAFEEMMLYINKLFRERLITQDALQQTQDAVKEKVNTGRVAVMVESNITTYGAEGHRALTANNPDSGYEIIWPVHKAGLDKNKIFVSGFETLGWNVNVITTKAKDPEAIFAYFDWITGPEGQKVLFFGPKGLYWDEEDAEGAPVPNEKYKTTAANERTETMRKFEDFNWAGNTTFIDTAKMSLEASLSENQKSWETIAQSTVTWKTSLDITEFVNTDPLPDTEAGIIAQNIGDIHTLAFAQMVQAKSDEEVLSALEGAKKNAEKAGLEKLIQFKTEKWQENVQKINATK; encoded by the coding sequence ATGAAATGGGCATCACCGCTTATGGTCTCCCTGCTGCTTCTTCTCACTGCCTGCAGCGGAGGCGGGAATTCGGACGCCCCGGAGAATGCAGGAGGGTCAGGCACGAATAACGCGGCAGTTACAGATGACGGCACCGGCATTAAGCCTGCTTCCTTCAGCTTCTATGGGAACTACGACTGGCTGACTACAGCGCCATGGGGGGAGAATGAGGCCACCAAATGGATTCAGGAGAACCGGAAGGTGACCGTTGAACCGATCCAGTCCGGGGGGGCAGCCGCAGAGAAGCTTAACACCATGATCGTCAGCGGTGATCTGCCGGATGTCATCTTCACAGACCGGGGATCTACGGTGGAACGGCTCGTGCAGGCCGGAAGACTTGTCGCACTCGATGATTACTATGAGAAATATCCGAATTTTAAGAAATATGTAAAGGAGTCCACCCTGAATCTGCTCCGCTCAGAGGACGGCAAAATCTATCAGATCCCGAACTGGTACACCTCAGGGCAATTCGGTAACGGCGGCTGGATGGTCAACAAAGATATTTATAACGCGCTCGGCAGACCGCAGCTCGAGACCTTCGATGATCTGTACCAATATCTGCTCCAGGTGCAAGAAAAGTATCCGGATGTAGTGCCTCTGGAGGTCGGGGAGAAGGGGGCAGGGCTTGAGATTATGTACGGCGGGTTCAGGGAGAATGCCACCAGCAAATTCATTTCCCTTCTTGGATATCCGGAAGGTGACAAGCTGGTCCCGATTTATGATGATCCTGCCTTTGAGGAGATGATGCTGTATATCAATAAGCTGTTCCGCGAACGGCTGATCACCCAGGATGCCCTGCAGCAAACCCAGGATGCGGTCAAGGAGAAGGTCAATACCGGACGGGTAGCAGTCATGGTCGAATCCAACATTACTACGTACGGGGCCGAGGGGCACCGGGCGCTGACGGCGAACAATCCGGATAGCGGATACGAAATTATCTGGCCGGTTCATAAGGCCGGACTGGATAAGAACAAAATTTTTGTAAGCGGCTTTGAGACACTGGGCTGGAATGTTAATGTCATTACGACCAAGGCTAAGGACCCGGAGGCTATCTTCGCTTACTTTGACTGGATTACAGGTCCTGAGGGGCAGAAGGTGCTGTTCTTCGGTCCGAAAGGCCTGTACTGGGATGAGGAAGATGCGGAGGGTGCACCGGTACCGAACGAGAAATACAAGACGACCGCGGCCAACGAGCGTACGGAAACGATGCGGAAATTCGAGGACTTTAACTGGGCGGGTAATACGACCTTTATCGATACGGCCAAAATGAGTCTCGAAGCTTCGCTCTCCGAGAACCAGAAGTCGTGGGAGACGATAGCGCAATCCACAGTGACCTGGAAAACCTCTCTGGATATTACCGAATTCGTAAATACTGACCCGCTTCCGGATACGGAAGCCGGCATTATCGCCCAGAATATCGGTGATATTCATACCCTGGCATTTGCCCAGATGGTGCAGGCGAAGTCAGATGAAGAGGTGCTGTCGGCTCTGGAAGGCGCTAAAAAGAACGCCGAAAAAGCCGGACTGGAGAAACTGATTCAGTTCAAAACCGAAAAATGGCAGGAGAATGTCCAAAAGATCAACGCAACCAAGTAA
- a CDS encoding family 10 glycosylhydrolase, which translates to MSFALKSTFITALSLVLVSSVPGIFAPVEAAEGDNPPFETEVIVRTVNQFRNSADVQDFIDMSERYGVDVISMNVKQDEDDEVHSGRVFYQSDIAPIAQGYENFDALQEVITAAHAAGIKVHAWIPQFHDQEAFLKHEEWQMQSLVNGVQAPFTGSNGSEYFVNPIHHEVQQYERSIIEEVIENYDVDGVVLDWIRFDDYNMDVSDYTVAKYQAEFGYSPLSINFAADSPQRQQWNEWRTEQIGQYVGDIREDISQSSKPDVQLGVYILPPEFIEVGQNVAEFKDYIDFVAPMAYFDDWGFNSDWVYSTEYGILKDTSDRISGQPVQIVPTLDNDWTDDEYQEIYQEIRENYPDVQRLSFFAYGTWPESELAKIDERTTWPTPDWSTPGEHDYPAQLPTGWKARNIGSMPGNTTYNTSKKQFTLSSNSSDIWGRADQLNYVYKPVSGDAEIVVQLRTTERLDGWAKAGVMIRESLEHGAKHADMMLTPENGATFQYRTESAGTTVDQTADASAPKWLKLSRKGNNFTGAISSDGKRWQTVGSIQIPMNRQVYIGLALSNPGEDTRNKAVFSDVKITN; encoded by the coding sequence ATGTCATTTGCGCTGAAAAGTACGTTTATTACTGCACTTAGTCTGGTTTTGGTTTCCTCGGTACCGGGTATCTTCGCTCCGGTTGAGGCCGCAGAGGGTGATAACCCCCCTTTTGAAACAGAAGTCATTGTAAGAACGGTGAACCAATTCAGGAACAGCGCGGATGTCCAGGATTTTATCGACATGTCCGAACGCTACGGTGTCGATGTTATCAGCATGAACGTAAAGCAGGATGAAGATGATGAGGTTCACTCCGGCCGGGTGTTCTACCAGAGTGATATTGCCCCGATTGCGCAGGGATACGAGAATTTCGATGCCCTGCAGGAGGTAATTACGGCAGCCCATGCTGCGGGCATCAAGGTTCATGCCTGGATTCCCCAGTTCCATGATCAGGAGGCCTTCCTGAAGCATGAGGAATGGCAGATGCAGTCACTGGTGAACGGTGTACAGGCGCCGTTTACAGGCTCTAACGGCAGTGAGTATTTCGTCAATCCGATTCACCATGAAGTACAGCAGTATGAGCGTTCTATCATTGAGGAAGTTATTGAGAACTATGATGTCGACGGCGTGGTGCTGGACTGGATCCGTTTTGACGATTACAACATGGACGTAAGCGATTATACGGTGGCCAAATATCAGGCAGAGTTCGGGTATTCACCGCTGAGTATTAATTTCGCTGCAGATTCCCCGCAGCGGCAGCAGTGGAATGAGTGGAGAACCGAGCAAATCGGACAGTACGTAGGCGATATCCGTGAGGATATTTCCCAGTCCTCAAAACCGGATGTGCAGCTTGGCGTGTATATTTTGCCTCCGGAATTTATAGAAGTGGGGCAGAATGTAGCCGAATTTAAGGATTATATCGATTTTGTTGCACCGATGGCCTATTTTGACGATTGGGGTTTCAACAGCGACTGGGTCTACAGCACGGAGTACGGCATCCTGAAGGATACAAGTGACCGGATCAGCGGGCAACCGGTACAAATCGTACCGACGCTGGACAATGACTGGACCGATGATGAATATCAGGAAATTTACCAGGAAATCCGCGAGAATTATCCGGATGTCCAGCGTCTGTCGTTCTTTGCTTACGGCACCTGGCCGGAATCTGAGCTGGCCAAGATTGATGAACGCACAACCTGGCCGACACCGGACTGGTCAACTCCGGGTGAACATGACTATCCGGCGCAGCTGCCGACAGGCTGGAAAGCAAGAAACATCGGCTCCATGCCGGGGAACACCACCTACAATACTTCAAAGAAGCAGTTTACGCTGAGCAGCAACTCTTCTGATATTTGGGGGAGAGCGGACCAGCTGAATTACGTGTATAAGCCTGTGAGTGGCGATGCAGAAATTGTGGTTCAACTGCGGACAACAGAGCGGCTGGACGGTTGGGCCAAGGCCGGTGTTATGATCCGGGAGTCGCTGGAACACGGTGCGAAGCATGCCGACATGATGCTTACTCCTGAGAATGGAGCAACCTTCCAGTACCGTACAGAGAGTGCAGGCACCACAGTTGACCAGACTGCAGATGCCTCTGCTCCCAAATGGCTGAAGCTGAGCAGAAAAGGAAATAACTTTACCGGTGCCATCTCATCAGACGGCAAGCGCTGGCAGACGGTAGGCAGTATTCAGATTCCGATGAACCGCCAGGTATATATCGGCCTGGCACTCAGCAATCCGGGAGAGGATACACGGAATAAGGCTGTATTTAGCGATGTGAAGATTACGAACTAA
- a CDS encoding iron chelate uptake ABC transporter family permease subunit, protein MKSTSSLDFIIAGRRLRRRRWLLVTGLLTALAIILCCAMLLLGNTIYPIKDVIRALSGEQIKGVSFAVSTIRLPRMLAGLFAGFAFGVAGHTFQTMLRNPLANPNVIGITSGSSAAAVFCIVVLHTSGAVVSIASVVAGLATVILIYVLSRGKTFSIGRLILVGIGIQAMLDAVISYLLLVSAEQDVPSAIRWLSGSLNGSQLKELPPLVITVILFAPILIILGKHLSILELGEQSASSLGVSTDRTRIILIFSSVIMIAIATATTGPIAFVSFLAGPIAKRLVGIGFSNIIPAGLVGINLVLASDLIGQFAFAYRFPVGVITGLLGAPYLIFLLIRMNRKGEL, encoded by the coding sequence ATGAAGAGTACATCATCCCTTGACTTTATTATCGCGGGCAGACGTCTCAGACGCCGCCGCTGGTTGCTTGTCACCGGCCTTCTCACGGCCCTTGCCATCATTCTCTGCTGTGCCATGCTGTTATTAGGGAATACCATTTATCCTATAAAAGATGTGATCCGGGCCCTTTCGGGTGAGCAGATTAAAGGTGTGTCCTTTGCGGTCAGCACTATACGTCTGCCAAGAATGCTGGCAGGTTTGTTTGCCGGCTTTGCCTTTGGCGTCGCCGGTCATACCTTTCAGACCATGCTGCGTAACCCTTTGGCCAACCCGAACGTAATCGGGATTACCTCCGGCTCAAGTGCGGCGGCTGTTTTTTGCATAGTCGTGCTTCATACAAGCGGAGCTGTGGTGTCTATTGCTTCCGTAGTCGCCGGTCTTGCCACAGTAATATTGATCTATGTATTATCCAGAGGCAAAACCTTCTCGATCGGCCGGCTGATCCTGGTCGGGATTGGTATACAGGCTATGCTGGATGCGGTGATCTCCTATCTCCTGCTGGTCAGCGCAGAACAGGATGTTCCTTCAGCCATCCGCTGGCTGTCAGGCAGTCTTAACGGTTCGCAGCTGAAGGAGCTGCCGCCGCTTGTGATCACAGTGATTCTTTTTGCCCCTATCCTGATCATTCTGGGTAAGCATCTTAGTATATTGGAGCTTGGAGAACAATCCGCTTCTTCGCTCGGCGTGAGTACTGACAGAACAAGAATTATCCTTATTTTCAGTTCCGTAATCATGATTGCTATTGCTACCGCTACTACAGGGCCAATAGCCTTTGTCTCTTTCCTTGCGGGACCGATCGCAAAAAGACTCGTCGGAATCGGCTTTTCCAACATTATTCCAGCCGGCCTTGTAGGCATTAACCTGGTGCTCGCGTCTGATCTGATCGGGCAGTTTGCTTTTGCATACAGATTCCCTGTGGGTGTCATTACCGGATTGCTCGGTGCGCCGTACCTGATCTTTTTGCTGATCCGAATGAATCGAAAGGGAGAATTATGA
- a CDS encoding iron ABC transporter permease: protein MNSSSLPNKRPNLLIPKHFKLVLVVCFVMLVLSVVASLVFGSRVVRWNELLDGLFHPDVDSYGANVVRKRISRTVFSLFCGSALGVSGALMQAVTRNPIADPSILGVNTGASLFVVCGIAFLHISTANQYIWLALAGAAVTAVFVFGIGSMGRGGATPIKLVLAGAATTAALSSLVTAIMIPRSYVMDQFRFWQVGSVGSATWSGISTFIPFLIVGILIGLLAAPALNALALGDDVATGLGVKTGTLRLIAAIAGILLCGAATALAGPIGFVGLLATHAIRLILGPDLRFLIPMSAVSGAVILTLSDVIGRLAGSPGELEVGVVTAFIGAPILIILAMRSKVRSL from the coding sequence ATGAATAGTTCATCTCTTCCGAACAAACGGCCAAACCTGCTTATTCCGAAGCACTTTAAGCTGGTTCTGGTTGTTTGTTTTGTAATGCTGGTCCTAAGTGTTGTTGCCTCTCTGGTCTTTGGCTCCCGGGTTGTGAGATGGAATGAACTGCTGGACGGTTTATTTCACCCAGATGTAGACTCTTACGGAGCCAACGTGGTTCGCAAAAGAATTTCCCGGACCGTTTTCAGTTTATTCTGCGGTTCGGCACTCGGGGTATCCGGCGCGCTGATGCAGGCCGTCACCCGTAACCCGATTGCCGACCCGAGTATTCTGGGAGTGAATACAGGCGCTTCCCTGTTCGTGGTCTGCGGTATTGCTTTTCTCCACATCAGCACGGCAAATCAATATATATGGCTGGCATTAGCAGGAGCTGCAGTTACTGCAGTTTTTGTGTTCGGAATCGGCTCTATGGGGCGTGGCGGAGCCACGCCCATTAAGCTTGTTTTGGCCGGTGCCGCCACTACTGCCGCCCTGTCGTCGCTGGTTACAGCCATTATGATCCCCCGCTCCTATGTTATGGACCAGTTCCGGTTCTGGCAGGTGGGAAGCGTCGGATCTGCAACCTGGAGCGGTATTTCTACGTTTATTCCGTTCCTGATTGTTGGAATACTGATAGGCCTGCTTGCAGCGCCGGCCCTCAATGCCCTGGCACTGGGAGACGATGTGGCAACCGGACTTGGCGTGAAGACAGGAACCTTACGTCTTATTGCCGCTATTGCCGGCATACTGCTCTGTGGTGCAGCGACTGCACTGGCAGGGCCAATTGGCTTTGTAGGGCTGTTGGCCACTCATGCCATCCGCCTGATTCTTGGGCCTGATCTGCGGTTTTTGATCCCGATGTCAGCGGTATCGGGCGCGGTTATCCTTACATTGTCCGATGTAATCGGCAGACTCGCCGGCAGTCCCGGAGAACTTGAAGTCGGTGTAGTTACAGCATTTATCGGGGCTCCTATTCTGATCATACTAGCTATGAGATCGAAAGTGCGTTCATTATGA
- a CDS encoding ABC transporter ATP-binding protein: MKPTHVFQAEQLVAGYENKTILHGIDLVIPSNKISVIIGANGCGKSTLLKALARLIKPSSGAITLDGKPIHKIPSKQLARVVGLLPQSPIVPEGISVADLVGRGRFPHQSMFTGWTKKDYEAVDEAMSIMDITEFANYDIDELSGGQRQRVWIAMALAQQTDILFLDEPTTFLDITYQVEILDLLTDLNRKLGTTIVMVLHDINLSARYADHIFALHKGKLIAEGAPSEVVTSTMVKDIFGLDCAVIEDPVSGSPLVVPKGRYYGSGVSGS, from the coding sequence ATGAAACCGACACATGTATTTCAAGCCGAGCAGCTCGTCGCTGGCTATGAGAACAAAACCATTCTCCACGGCATTGACCTGGTCATCCCCAGCAATAAAATCAGCGTAATTATCGGAGCGAACGGCTGCGGCAAATCTACGCTTCTGAAAGCACTGGCCAGGCTGATTAAGCCTTCATCGGGAGCCATTACCCTTGACGGAAAGCCGATCCATAAGATCCCTTCCAAACAGCTGGCCCGTGTCGTCGGGCTGCTGCCGCAATCTCCGATTGTTCCGGAAGGCATTTCGGTAGCGGATCTGGTGGGACGGGGAAGATTCCCGCATCAGTCCATGTTCACCGGCTGGACCAAAAAGGACTACGAGGCTGTTGACGAGGCCATGAGCATTATGGATATTACCGAATTCGCCAATTATGATATCGACGAGCTCTCCGGCGGCCAAAGGCAGCGTGTCTGGATCGCCATGGCGCTGGCCCAGCAGACGGATATCCTGTTCCTTGATGAGCCTACGACCTTTCTGGATATCACCTATCAGGTGGAAATTCTCGATCTGCTCACCGACCTGAACCGCAAGCTTGGAACCACCATCGTCATGGTGCTCCATGATATCAACCTGTCTGCGCGTTACGCCGACCATATCTTCGCCCTTCATAAAGGCAAGCTGATCGCTGAGGGTGCCCCTTCAGAGGTAGTAACCAGTACGATGGTAAAGGATATTTTCGGGCTGGATTGTGCAGTCATTGAGGACCCTGTCTCGGGTTCCCCTCTGGTAGTGCCGAAGGGAAGGTATTATGGAAGCGGTGTGAGCGGAAGTTAA
- a CDS encoding carbohydrate ABC transporter permease gives MRLSLGDKMMQRTIYLLLILMSVIMLYPFWNALVISFNEGSDTALGGVTLWPREYTLENYYIVFQDHRLLNSFFITILRTLSGTALSVFFTALLAYGMAKKTLLFRKQYMVFFMITMFFSGGLIPSYMLIRSLGMLDTFWVLVIPSIISVYNMIVIRTFFSALPDGLEESAKIDGCSNYGIFFRIVLPVSGPVLATIALFTAVGHWNDWFTGAIYITTDDLLPIQTLLRQIMNSNIMTEIGSSNAIALDHMNRNRTVTTKSLTMATMMIATIPIILTYPFLQKYFVKGVLIGSLKE, from the coding sequence ATGAGACTAAGCCTGGGCGACAAAATGATGCAGCGGACGATCTATCTCCTCTTGATACTGATGTCGGTTATTATGCTCTATCCGTTCTGGAACGCGCTGGTCATCTCCTTCAACGAGGGGAGCGATACGGCGCTCGGCGGTGTAACCCTGTGGCCGAGAGAGTATACGCTGGAGAACTATTATATTGTATTTCAGGATCACCGTCTGCTCAATTCCTTCTTCATTACCATTCTCCGCACCTTGAGCGGCACGGCGCTGTCCGTTTTCTTCACAGCTCTGTTAGCCTACGGGATGGCCAAAAAGACCCTGCTGTTCCGCAAGCAATATATGGTTTTCTTCATGATCACGATGTTCTTCAGCGGAGGACTCATCCCCAGTTATATGCTGATCCGCTCTCTGGGTATGCTGGACACCTTTTGGGTGCTGGTCATCCCCAGCATCATCAGCGTCTACAACATGATTGTCATCCGCACGTTTTTCTCGGCTCTGCCTGACGGTCTGGAGGAGTCGGCCAAAATTGACGGCTGCAGCAATTACGGCATTTTCTTCCGGATTGTCCTTCCTGTCTCAGGTCCTGTGCTCGCTACAATTGCTTTATTTACAGCAGTGGGCCACTGGAATGACTGGTTTACAGGAGCGATCTATATTACGACTGACGATCTGCTTCCTATACAGACCCTCCTGCGGCAAATTATGAACTCCAACATTATGACCGAGATCGGTTCATCCAATGCCATCGCGCTGGATCATATGAACCGGAACCGTACGGTTACCACAAAGTCGCTGACCATGGCTACGATGATGATCGCTACGATTCCGATTATTTTAACGTACCCTTTTCTGCAAAAATACTTTGTTAAGGGCGTACTTATCGGTTCATTGAAAGAATAG